One Cardiocondyla obscurior isolate alpha-2009 linkage group LG02, Cobs3.1, whole genome shotgun sequence genomic window, GAACGCCGGTTGTTTCGGCGGAGGCGAAGGGCACGAGGGAAGAAATGCGACTCGGTAATGCGCGTCCTCGGCGGCGATTGTGTCGTCGCGTAGCTCGTTTCGCCGCTGCCAGGAGAAGATCTCGCCAACCGGATCGACGGCGTCCGTCTTCGAGAATGAGCCCGGGGAGAGTTTCGAACAATGCCGAGATGTCTGCAGTGGGACTGATACGGCTGGAAAAGCCTCTTAAGTTAATACCTAGCCGCCGTTGCTGACAAACATTTTCCTTCCCTTTCATCCGGGGATATCGCGTTCAACCAGTCCACCTTCGGCTCGCTCGTGTAAGGTACACCAgcaagaaaaacgaaaaacgaaTAGAAGAATCTGCTGATTATTGCGTTTGCTTGAAAGCAGATAGCGTGGGATTGTTTCCAATACGGCCTCTTTTTGCTGAGATTTGTTGATATTCTGTTTCTTTGCTCATTAACacgaagaaaaacaatttatttgcagTATAAACAAATTATACGTAGATGAATCACATAAGCTTTTTAATGCCAATAGTTTTTGTTGCACAGTTGAACGGCATCaatatataaatctaaaattgagataaaattaattgagataCTCTATAGTCATTTTTAGGCTATATTTCATgattattaatgcaatatttttatgttaaataattttgtgaagATAGATAAGCTCAAAAATAGGCGTTTTAAATAGTATTAATTCATCTTCAGTGAACAATGGGAGGAAGGGGTTTCAGGAAGGAATTTTGCTGCAAGTCGGAATCGACATAGGTCGCAAGGAGCCTAGACGCTATCCCTACCCTGCCTATCGTTATATCAGCGTGGCTTCAGTCCTGGTCAGGACGCAGCCTTGGTTCAGTATGCCTGCAGCAGTGCTATCGAAGCCATCGAAAGCATCCTAGCCCTATCCTTTGTTATAGAACAAAGACTTAGCAGTGCTTATAGTATCGTATCGACtcatttttttgtcaaaatcatAATAGATTATTGTGGACTTAGCAAATTTGAGAGCTATCTGTGTTAGACTCACCACCAAGATGGTATGTACTCTGATTTCCTTCTCCTTTGATTCAGGTAAATGTGCGGTGGAGCGAAATGATTGACTATGACAGGTTTTCATTTCATATTTCTGCCTTTGTGTGGGTCTGGATCAAGTTTCCATGCTCGTTCGAGAGCTATACCTTCTTTCCCCTGAACAGCCCTATGATATTGATAGCATTatgtcaaaattatttcgtcatATATTGTCCTAGAGCTGATGATATAAGTCAAACATGTGTTGTgtatttttctgtaaatacATGAGATCTTTTTTTGTGAATACATCGTAGGAAATGTGCACATAGGGtttatttcaagtttttcAGTGTGATTTGTACTGTGATATGTGTTGTATAGTGCAGCAAAAGCAGTTTTtgtgaattaattatgtatacgAGGGGAATATCTCTTGGCCAAGTGGATAGTTGCACATTTGCTGTTTGGGCTGGAGTATGGCCCATATGAGCCATATTTCAATGCCCTGTCATAACAAAGGAACAGGCCCCAAAGGCATAATGGCCCTTTTTTCCCCTGATTGCCTTACCTCATAAacctattaatatttttccaccGTGTTAGAGCTCCATTTCAGTTAATAGAAGATATCAAAACTCGCTATATGGATTTTTGAAACTGCCAAGAACATTCAATGGATTGTGTTATAGGTTTTGTCGATCAATACCAATGGTCTGCGCAACAGACCAATAGGGGTTGtgcatatatacatgtaaacGCAAAAATGCATCCCTCTGCGCAGCCTGCCAGGAGATGGTCTATAGTTTCTCCGCTTTGCTCCACCCTTAAAGTTTCTGACAACAGAAAATGCTCCCTTAGCTGCTTAATTGGGAGATATGACTCACTACCAGGGCTCGATCGATCCAGTATCCCAGATTTCTCTCCTTTGTTAAAGCGTACCAGCCTTGCTCTTTCATAAGAAATATGGCTATATTGAAATCAATGATATTTAGGAAGCATAAATGCtataaatgatttaatttttagtttaattctACATATTGAAAAAGTTAACTCTATATATTagctgtaaataaaatatatacatctTGACAGCTTTATTTCTTGGATGCaacatgtaaaaatttaaaaaagaaattatagcatgttatttttaattacaaaatttattaatttgttttattttatgttttaggTTGGGACTAATCATGTCCACTAAGAGGCACTGCGGACAAAAGTTAAGcttagataataaaatagcaCATGAAGGCCATAATAGATAGAATGAGCGCATCTCGGCAAAGTGAAGCGCGTTGCTTCAATGAAAACTCTCCTAGGCCGCCCGTACCaggtaacataaaatatatttaaggcaaaaatttatatacgaagCTACACATtaactaaaattatataagacagtttacaatttttggaaaaagaaattatagcttgaaattaaaatttatatatttaaatatattttaaataagggaattgaaaataaagccatctatatacttatatatattttaggaGAGGAAACTGGAAGCTATGTTAGCCGGATCCGTCCACAGAGTCCCGCTCTGACACCAAGACGCTCTTCTTTTGCAACATCGCAAACCTCTGGCAGTGGTTGCGATGTTTCCGCGCCATTGGGTTTTGAGCCGGAGGGTTGTTGCGGAACCACTACCATGGAGAGCAATTCGCCCCCTGCTTACGCACGGTGGGCGAGAAATCTGCACTCCCTGCTAGAGGATCCGGTGGGTCTAGATCTGTTCAAGAGGTACCTAAGTCAGGAAGGGCACTTGGATCCGCTCAATTTTTGGTTTGCCTGCGAGGGCCTCAAAGAGCAAGACACGGAGAAGATCTCGCAACTGGTGAAGCTTATCTACCGGAGGTTTTTTCTCAAGTCGCAGTTAAGCATACCGGAGGATGTGATGAAGGAAGCGGATCGTCGAATCAAAGAAGGCCGCGCCGATTACAAGGTTTTCGACATCGTGCAGTTGGAAGTCGAGCGGCTAATCAACGAAACAACATACCCCAACTTTCTTCAATCTGATGTGTACGTGCAGTACGTTCAATCTTGCCAGAATCCCGACTCTGGCGGTTGCCCGAGCTCGAGTTCGGGTAGCCGCGAGATGTCGATCTTCTGCGGACCGAGTCTACTGCCCACCGTTCACGAAGACAGCGAGTACGTCGGTACGAGTTACGGACACATGCATAATTCACACTCGACTGGCGGGACTCCCGGGGAAGTGAGACTGACCAAAGATATGCTAATGGCCACCCAACAGAGTAGAGCAATGGACCTACGACCGAGGCAAGAAGCATTCGCCGGGTAATGcactttttataaaactgtCGAGTCTAAAGTACcattcgttatttttatatagtaCGCTTTAAATCAATCCTGCGAATGTCTTAACATTGctgtcgttttattttttttttcttttgaagcTTGATGTGATGAACTTGCATAAtctgaattatattttaagtttacattttattattgtcgTTCTTCGAAGCAATTGGCTTCGCCAGAAAATAGATTTGCTGTTTTGTccataaaataacgtttttgATAATTTGTTCACATGCAGGATAtgctaaaatttaattaatttttttttgtttgtttgatgaataacttgatatttttattttatattttatttagttgtTTTTGTTTTGCTATTTTGCGTGGCATTTATAGCATTTACTTGCAACATGGGACTAGTCCGTATCACATGCACGTATCCAGATTGCACGCACAATATTCCTCCTACAACCCAGTATCCAGACAGGATTCCGAGCTTCAGAGTTTGAGCAGTGATGCACGTACCGAGGTGGACAATGTTTCCCTTAACGATGGTTCTATGTAAGTTtggttttcttatttttattttatacagcattttttttattttgcgccCGAGATAGAAAATGTAAGAACGTTTtcaactttaatattaaaaaaaaaagtttaaccTGCACTACGAAGTATTAGAATTCGTTAATATGCATTAAGCATTTGTGATACACTATTAATTTGTAcgtgttttatttattgccCGTAGCGATGGGACGAGCAATAGACAGAGGAGCAAGAAGCAATACAGCAAACAATCTAGTAGGGCAATTAAAGAGTCCGCGAATATAAATCGCGAACCTATGGCGATTCATGTTGTCCCGCGAACTCAGCGAATGGCATCTCCTAAACAAATGTCGGCGGAGCAGTTCGCGGAGATGCTCACTCAAAAGTTGGAGATTCTGGCGCGAGAGCAGAAAGCTCACGAAAAGCTAGAGAAGTATCTTCAAGAAAACGATGTGCCGAGCGAACCGGTGGTAAAAAATTGTGGAGCTTCCAAAACTTTCGACGATGCGTTGAAAGAAAAGTTATCCATGGAGGAAGATAGTGATCAAGCGATTCTTGACGAGCATGTATCTCGTGTCTGGTCGGATCAGACACCTTCAAGGTCTCCCAGGCTTTCGCCCGAAAGGAGACGTCCCCCTCACAATTATCCACGGCCTTACAAGCAGAGGAAGGAGAAAGATATGGATTCTACGTTTTCAGTGGATAGCGGTAATATCCACGACTTCCAAGACGGCAGTGACCTTGTCGGAGCCAGTTCTATGAGCTCGTTAGGCTCGCATCTGCCTAAATCCAAATCTGTGCCATCGGATTACGCTGACTTCCTCCACAAGCAGGACTTGCATGTTCAAGGTAAATGTAAGCGATGAAAATACTTAGATAAAATAGTCAGTCTCGAATTGagacttaaatattttgtaataacgAGTTGACTCACTATCTACGGTATTGACGTGGTCTATGGCCTAAATTTGTTACATAAATACGCGTTATTTATACGAAATTGTGATCgctagtaaaattaaatgtaaaatgttttttttttttttcatttttttaggCCACGACCAAAGATTCCGAAGGTCGGATATGACGAGACGATCAGCTACGAAAAAATCAATGACTGAGTTAACAGATAGCGGGGTAAGCGTTGTTAGCGATGTGCAGCCTTCCATAAATAAGGACGTCCGCCTAATGCCTCGATTTAAAGAAGTGGATAAAAAAGTTGACTTAAAACATTGTCGCTATGGTAAGAAGTATGGTTCGCGTAGCGGATCCTTAGAGAGGCCAAATAGAGAAACGTGGGGCATGGGAGTACCTGCTCAACCATTCGTTGCCGATCCGGGAATGCCTCCTCTAACACCACCTCATACGGTgagtaaaaactttttttttccctttttttatttgacaaattTAAACATATGTATTACCAATATTATTACAGGTTATACAATTAGAGGAGACTTGTAGAAGgctagaagaagaaaagatcCGCGCTAGTTGTAAGCAACGACACCTCAACGTTTCGAAGCAGACCTATGAATACACATCGCAAAGTCAACCGTACGTCCAGTCGAATCAGTCTACTTTGCGGAAGCCGAAGCAGGACGATTTTACCACTATTGTGTTCAGCTTCTGTGACGAGCAGTTCCCTTATAGGACCAAAATTCCTGGTCACAACGTCACATTGAAGCAGTTTAAGGAGTACCTTCCGAAGAAAGGGAACTATCGGTAATGCATCGTGTCTTACTGACAAATTTTCgtgaattatttctaaaaatttttctaattaaaaaaaaactttaattatagGTACTTTTTTAAAACGGAATGCGAAGACTTAGACACAAAAGTCATACAAGAAGAAATAACGGATGATGCCGAAGTTCTGCCACTATGGGAGGGTAAAGTGATGGCGCAGGTTAAAGCGCTCGAATAATAGactgaataaaaagaaaatgaagcCGAGCGCGAAATGCGCGTATTCTGACCAAGTGccgcaataaatattatttaagagaTCGCCACTCGGCAAGCCGACGCGCTCGGtgtttatatatacatatatatacatattaacgCTTGTCTCGCGGCCTCTTTCTCATAATTGCCTAAGAAAGTAGTTTTAATCGatgaaaaagatgaaaaatcgGAGTCGCGCAATATTGTTCCGTGCGTGAATGTTGTGGAAAAGTAAGAAGAGGACGGCCTCACCTAACGTCACTTCAAATTCGATCGAATATTCTTGAAAGATTATATCCTAGACTTTTTACATTGCAAATGTAGcgcaaaactattttttatttctcttggCTCAAATATTCTTTGGTGTTGAAAGTGTCGTactaaagtatttaaatttttattttaataataattgaacatTTTATCTAGTCGACTTCACTGTTTTCTGCCATCGCGGATAAACcaagcaataaaattaaattatcaaaaagaaCTATTTGAGTGGAGTAAAATCAAGTTTACAGAGCCGtactcttttaatttctcactTCTAAGTTTTCAtcgtatttatattaacacATTTATtcaggagaaagagaaaatggcGTTTATTAATCGAAATTTGTCAACGAATTTTCGTGATGAATAGCTCGCGCGACGGCGCTTTATTGTACATAATTAGTATGTAACGATTTTGATGACAATGCTATGTGTTTTGTCAGTACGAATTTTGCCAGATgaaattcttattataatttcgcCTGGCGTGATATGTTTTCGTGGGATAAATTGGACGGGAACGGGCAGCAGCACGTTGAAGCACCGAATACATTGTGACTAAAACAATTTCTTCCTCTCGAAGACTTCCCATAGTTCTCCACACGACTGTACAAAGATCCGCGTAGTTGATCGCCTTAGTAAAGTCCGCATAGGCACTAGACTTATATAGGAAGggataattattacaaactaGTATCTAatacattacgtataaatatattacatatattttatgtaaatacgAAAAgttatcatatatatatatacgatatatgtaatatatttttacgtatccGCGATACGATAAAAGAAACTGCGAATCAtgttcttttttgttttccgtTGTGCCACTATCGTCATCGACGCAGTCATCCATTCGTATTGCGAGATAAGTTTGTTTCAGCCTACATATGGGACGATATTTGCATCACATGACAACGTGCAGTTTGGCATCGAGACGGTAAACatcggtaaaaaaattaaaaaaaaaaaaaaaaaaagcaaatgaGAAAGGCAGATCATTAGCGTTTAGATTGTAATAACGTTTGTATCAGGTGCGGAAATATGTGCCTTTTTAGTGCAGTAAGATCGAAATAAATCTAAGAGAAATGATTaagagatatttataaattgcgaGTACAGGGGCCCAATTAATAGGAACAGTACGAGGTCAGCTCGTTTTCGTTACATTTTGAAACTGGCGTGCACCGATGCAAAGttgaaatgaaagaaaagtagATATAACTGTATTGTATGTACATTGTCTTTCACCCGTTCAAAATTGCAGCAATATTAATTCGTAAGTGACGGTTCTACAAAAGAATTCATATTTCGCAAGTTACACTATCTTTCAAGAAATTCCACAAATTCCATTAATATTCCTGTGcgatttatgtattaattattgtacaaTAGTATTGATAATTTAAACCTATTTCAACTTATTGCACTGATTCAGAAATGCAAAGAAAATGAACAGGCCTATTACATCAGATGTTAAATCCCGTCAAAATTGTAACTTTTATCGTAGAATTTTGCTTTTTGGGGGCGAAGGAGGAAGTCGTTCATTGAAACTGattatagtattttatttaattctttcagcCGTAGAAGTTCGAGTGACTGAAGTCTTATTTTCGGTGGATGAAAAATTGTGCGAGGACTTGTCTCGCGTCAAAATGTTCGATTGTATATTCTAATAAAGATTGAAGTAGTGTAAAAAATGTACCTAATCTATTGTTTCGTTtttcgatttataaaaaaaacgtatgtATAAAAACAGAGTTCgtttattgaaagaaaaaaaaaaaaaaaaaaagataaatccCGAGACTAAAAGGTAATTGATTATCAATCGCGAACGTTAAAGTGTTCCTGtacctaattaattaataacaattattattgtatatcaaaaatattgaGAATAATAACAGCGCAATTTTCACTGAATCGAACGAAATCTCGTCTTGTGAAAGATCTTATGTATTATAAAGATTTACGTGTTATAACcttatatttttccttt contains:
- the Axn gene encoding axin isoform X1, producing the protein MKAIIDRMSASRQSEARCFNENSPRPPVPGEETGSYVSRIRPQSPALTPRRSSFATSQTSGSGCDVSAPLGFEPEGCCGTTTMESNSPPAYARWARNLHSLLEDPVGLDLFKRYLSQEGHLDPLNFWFACEGLKEQDTEKISQLVKLIYRRFFLKSQLSIPEDVMKEADRRIKEGRADYKVFDIVQLEVERLINETTYPNFLQSDVYVQYVQSCQNPDSGGCPSSSSGSREMSIFCGPSLLPTVHEDSEYVGTSYGHMHNSHSTGGTPGEVRLTKDMLMATQQSRAMDLRPRQEAFAGIYLQHGTSPYHMHVSRLHAQYSSYNPVSRQDSELQSLSSDARTEVDNVSLNDGSIDGTSNRQRSKKQYSKQSSRAIKESANINREPMAIHVVPRTQRMASPKQMSAEQFAEMLTQKLEILAREQKAHEKLEKYLQENDVPSEPVVKNCGASKTFDDALKEKLSMEEDSDQAILDEHVSRVWSDQTPSRSPRLSPERRRPPHNYPRPYKQRKEKDMDSTFSVDSGNIHDFQDGSDLVGASSMSSLGSHLPKSKSVPSDYADFLHKQDLHVQGHDQRFRRSDMTRRSATKKSMTELTDSGVSVVSDVQPSINKDVRLMPRFKEVDKKVDLKHCRYGKKYGSRSGSLERPNRETWGMGVPAQPFVADPGMPPLTPPHTVIQLEETCRRLEEEKIRASCKQRHLNVSKQTYEYTSQSQPYVQSNQSTLRKPKQDDFTTIVFSFCDEQFPYRTKIPGHNVTLKQFKEYLPKKGNYRYFFKTECEDLDTKVIQEEITDDAEVLPLWEGKVMAQVKALE
- the Axn gene encoding axin isoform X2, which translates into the protein MKAIIDRMSASRQSEARCFNENSPRPPVPGEETGSYVSRIRPQSPALTPRRSSFATSQTSGSGCDVSAPLGFEPEGCCGTTTMESNSPPAYARWARNLHSLLEDPVGLDLFKRYLSQEGHLDPLNFWFACEGLKEQDTEKISQLVKLIYRRFFLKSQLSIPEDVMKEADRRIKEGRADYKVFDIVQLEVERLINETTYPNFLQSDVYVQYVQSCQNPDSGGCPSSSSGSREMSIFCGPSLLPTVHEDSEYVGTSYGHMHNSHSTGGTPGEVRLTKDMLMATQQSRAMDLRPRQEAFAGDGTSNRQRSKKQYSKQSSRAIKESANINREPMAIHVVPRTQRMASPKQMSAEQFAEMLTQKLEILAREQKAHEKLEKYLQENDVPSEPVVKNCGASKTFDDALKEKLSMEEDSDQAILDEHVSRVWSDQTPSRSPRLSPERRRPPHNYPRPYKQRKEKDMDSTFSVDSGNIHDFQDGSDLVGASSMSSLGSHLPKSKSVPSDYADFLHKQDLHVQGHDQRFRRSDMTRRSATKKSMTELTDSGVSVVSDVQPSINKDVRLMPRFKEVDKKVDLKHCRYGKKYGSRSGSLERPNRETWGMGVPAQPFVADPGMPPLTPPHTVIQLEETCRRLEEEKIRASCKQRHLNVSKQTYEYTSQSQPYVQSNQSTLRKPKQDDFTTIVFSFCDEQFPYRTKIPGHNVTLKQFKEYLPKKGNYRYFFKTECEDLDTKVIQEEITDDAEVLPLWEGKVMAQVKALE